One window from the genome of Deferrivibrio essentukiensis encodes:
- a CDS encoding IS3 family transposase: ENPSLNRQLRLLGIYKSTYYYKSIEPYSNARDKEILNEIEKIYLVNPTYGYRRIKAELNRSGYAIGKKKVVSMMGYLNIKGSYPKKTS, translated from the coding sequence TGAAAATCCTTCCCTTAATAGACAATTGAGGTTATTGGGCATTTATAAAAGTACCTATTATTACAAAAGTATAGAACCTTACAGTAATGCAAGAGACAAGGAGATATTGAATGAGATAGAGAAGATATACCTTGTCAATCCGACATATGGGTATCGAAGAATAAAAGCAGAGTTAAACCGCAGTGGATATGCAATTGGAAAGAAGAAGGTAGTGTCGATGATGGGTTATTTGAATATAAAGGGATCGTA